In Mixta intestinalis, the following are encoded in one genomic region:
- the mutH gene encoding DNA mismatch repair endonuclease MutH, whose product MELQFLVTPPQDEATLLARAQSLAGYTLGELAQQAGIAIPADLRRDKGWVGMLLEMHLGASAGSKPERDFVHLGVELKTIPVDAQGRPLETTFVCVAPLTGNSGVTWESSHVRHKLARVLWMPVEGDRSIPLAARRVGAPLLWSPTPEEEDLLRRDWEELMDMIVLGQVERITARHGEVLQIRPKAANSKALTEGIGEHGEPIMTLPRGFYLKKSFTAPLLARHFLL is encoded by the coding sequence ATGGAGCTTCAATTCTTAGTCACACCGCCGCAAGATGAAGCGACGCTGCTGGCGCGCGCGCAGTCGCTGGCAGGCTATACGCTGGGTGAGCTGGCGCAACAGGCGGGTATCGCCATACCTGCCGATCTGCGGCGTGATAAAGGCTGGGTAGGCATGCTGCTGGAGATGCACCTCGGCGCCAGCGCAGGCAGCAAGCCGGAGCGTGATTTTGTCCACCTTGGCGTGGAGCTAAAAACCATTCCGGTTGATGCGCAGGGGCGACCGTTAGAAACCACCTTTGTCTGCGTCGCACCGCTCACCGGCAACAGCGGCGTCACCTGGGAGAGCAGCCACGTGCGTCATAAGCTGGCGCGGGTGCTGTGGATGCCGGTAGAAGGCGATCGCTCCATCCCGCTGGCGGCGCGGCGCGTCGGTGCCCCGCTCCTCTGGAGCCCGACACCGGAAGAGGAAGATCTGCTACGGCGCGACTGGGAAGAACTCATGGATATGATCGTGCTGGGCCAGGTAGAGCGCATCACCGCCCGCCATGGCGAGGTGCTGCAAATCCGGCCAAAGGCGGCCAACAGCAAAGCCCTGACCGAAGGTATTGGTGAGCACGGTGAGCCGATCATGACGCTGCCGCGCGGCTTTTATCTGAAGAAAAGCTTCACTGCCCCGCTGCTGGCGCGTCATTTTTTGCTTTAA